A part of Melospiza georgiana isolate bMelGeo1 chromosome 16, bMelGeo1.pri, whole genome shotgun sequence genomic DNA contains:
- the AMZ1 gene encoding archaemetzincin-1: protein MLQCKHAQEFSFGPRALKDALISTDPALQELYAKAFSRAEKLFLSEAYNPQRTLFCTLLIRTAFDWLLSHPDAPEDFETFYHAMLRRKQNFCRKHIYLQPIDLIEGPAGLSLLDSLQSCVESFFLGLRVKCLPSIPVSSIHCCFRHSRDSDRVQLHADGILNFLKNNKPMDALCVLGLTLLDLYPCETWSFTFSKFLPGQEVGVCSFARFSGDFPQAGCSSLNPPTQKEELCEVSKEGRERTLQFSAQEMVQCCKVTCHEICHLMGLGTCRWLQCIMQGALSLEEALLRPLEPCPICLRKLQHVVGFKLIERYRKLYAWTQTVLSTWPRQESAELSASEDMLPFSSDSGMCCENDSEAVTSLSEPLTPDTCSQGLSLGPELEQDEQPSSLQEGQGQPRPPGHTKATDTIKDYELWLEMCIAALERNVSEEELAQVDESVDALAKWEMFTGQLPAIRKDLPFARDSTGLRKVLGDKFSSLRRKLSSRKLSKGESSPHRWRWEDN, encoded by the exons ATGCTGCAGTGCAAACACGCGCAGGAGTTCAGCTTCGGGCCCCGCGCTCTGAAGGACGCGCTCATCTCCACGGACCCCGCGCTGCAGGAGCTCTACGCCAAGGCCTTCTCTAGGGCCGAGAAGCTGTTCCTGTCCGAGGCCTACAACCCCCAGCGCACGCTGTTCTGCACGCTGCTCATCCGCACGGCCTTCGACTGGCTGCTCAGCCACCCCGATGCCCCCGAGGACTTCGAGACCTTCTACCACGCCATGCTGAGGAGGAAGCAGAACTTCTGTCGAAAGCACATTTACCTGCAGCCTATAG ATTTAATCGAAGGCCCCGCTGGGCTCTCGCTGCTggattccctgcagagctgtgtggagTCTTTCTTCCTGGGCCTGCGTGTGAAGTGCCTCCCCTCCATCCCAGTCTCCTCCATCCACTGCTGCTTCCGCCACAGCCGGGACTCGGACAGGGTGCAGCTCCATGCAG ATGGGATCCTGAATTTCCTGAAGAACAACAAGCCCATGGATGCCCTGTGTGTCCTTGGACTTACCCTGCTGGACCTTTACCCATGTGAGACCTGGAGCTTCACATTCAGCAAATTCCTGCCAGGACAAG AAGTGGGAGTCTGCAGCTTTGCCAGGTTTTCTGGGGATTTCCCCCAGGCTGGTTGTAGCAGCCTGAACCCACCCACACAGAAGGAAGAGCTGTGTGAAGTCAGCAAGGAGGGCAGAGAGAGGACCCTGCAGTTCAGTGCCCAGGAGATGGTGCAGTGCTGTAAG GTGACCTGCCATGAGATCTGCCACCTGATGGGGCTGGGGACGTGTCGCTGGCTGCAGTGCATCAtgcagggagccctgagcctggaggaggcGCTGCTGCGGCCGCTGGAGCCCTGCCCCATCTGCCTGAGGAAGCTGCAGCACGTCGTGGGCTTCAAACTCATCGAGCGCTACCGG AAGCTGTATGCCTGGACACAGACCGTGCTGTCCACGTGGCCAAGGCAGGAGTCAGCAGAGCTCTCAGCCTCCGAGGACATGCTCCCGTTCAGCTCCGACTCCGGCATGTGCTGCGAGAACGACTCCGAGGCCGTGACCTCCCTGTCCGAGCCGCTGACCCCCGacacctgcagccagggcctgtccctggggccagagctggagcaggacgagcagcccagctccctgcaggaggggcagggccagccccggccccccgGGCACACCAAGGCCACGGACACCATCAAGGATTAcgagctgtggctggagatgTGCATCGCTGCCCTGGAGAGGAACGTCTCTGAGGAGGAGCTGGCTCAAGTGGACGAGAGCGTGGACGCCCTGGCTAAGTGGGAAATGTTCACAGGCCAGCTGCCTGCTATCAGGAAGGACCTGCCCTTTGCTAGGGACAGCACTGGCCTACGCAAAGTTCTTGGAGACAAATTTTCCTCCTTGCGGAGGAAGCTGAGTTCCAGAAAACTTTCCAAAGGGGAATCGTCCCCTCACCGCTGGCGCTGGGAGGACAACTag